The following coding sequences lie in one Lolium perenne isolate Kyuss_39 chromosome 2, Kyuss_2.0, whole genome shotgun sequence genomic window:
- the LOC127335834 gene encoding homeobox-leucine zipper protein HOX17 has protein sequence MMERAEDLGLSLSLSSSLAPRTHHVAMLLHAPERRFLEMPLLPAKRSEVPGADDSSLRGGSDDEDGGCGVDGSRKKLRLSKDQSAVLEDSFREHPTLNPRQKAALAQQLGLRSRQVEVWFQNRRARTKLKQTEVDCEFLKRCCETLTEENRRLQKEVQELRALKLVSPHRYMHMSPPTTLTMCPSCERVSNNNSSNSTAAATDRRNAVDGGAICHRPIAIRPQQS, from the exons ATGATGGAGAGGGCCGAGGACTTAGGGCTCAGCCTCAGTCTCAGCTCATCGCTTGCTCCTCGCACTCACCATGTCGCCATGCTGCTCCACGCTCCAG AGAGGAGATTTCTGGAGATGCCGCTGCTCCCTGCAAAGCGGAGCGAGGTCCCTGGCGCCGATGATTCCAGCCTGCGCGGCGGCAGCGACGATGAGGACGGCGGCTGCGGTGTAGATGGTTCCCGGAAGAAGCTCCGGCTGTCCAAGGACCAGTCCGCCGTGCTCGAGGATAGCTTCCGGGAGCACCCGACTCTAAACCCG AGGCAGAAGGCAGCCTTGGCGCAGCAGCTCGGTCTGCGTTCACGGCAGGTGGAGGTGTGGTTCCAGAACAGACGCGCAAG GACGAAGCTGAAGCAGACGGAGGTGGACTGCGAGTTCCTGAAGCGCTGCTGCGAGACGCTGACCGAGGAGAACCGGCGGCTGCAGAAGGAGGTGCAGGAGCTCCGTGCGCTCAAGCTCGTCTCGCCGCACCGCTACATGCACATGTCCCCGCCCACCACCCTCACCATGTGCCCCTCCTGCGAGCGCGTCTCCAACAATAACAGCAGCAACTCCACCGCCGCTGCAACCGACCGCCGAAACGCCGTCGACGGGGGCGCCATCTGCCACCGCCCGATCGCCATCCGGCCGCAGCAGTCATGA